The Tamandua tetradactyla isolate mTamTet1 chromosome 8, mTamTet1.pri, whole genome shotgun sequence genome includes a window with the following:
- the LOC143645016 gene encoding olfactory receptor 8B3-like, producing MATENSSFVTEFILVGLTDHSDLQLPLFLLFLVMYIITMLGNLGMITLIRLNAHLHTPMYFFLFNLSFIDLCYSSVFTPKMLISLISKKNIISYQGCMAQLYFYCFFAISEGYVLTSMAYDRYVAICNPLLYNIAMSPKVCSNLMLGSYLMAFSGAMAHTGCMLRLTFCDANTINHYFCDILPVLQLSCTSTFVNELVVFLVCGINIFVPILAIFLSYGFILCSILQKYSTEGRVKAFSTCSSHIMAVLVFWGSFSFMYLQPSSAGSMNEGKISSVFYTNVVPMMNPLIYSLRNKDVKLALRKTLRNIFYRK from the coding sequence ATGGCTACTGAAAATAGCTCTTTTGTGACCGAATTCATACTGGTGGGATTAACAGATCACTCAGATCTCCAACTCCCTCTGTTCCTCCTGTTTCTAGTAATGTATATTATCACCATGCTGGGAAACTTGGGCATGATAACTCTAATTAGGCTGAATGCCcaccttcacacccccatgtactttttcctcttcaACTTGTCCTTCATAGACCTCTGTTATTCCTCTGTTTTTACACCCAAAATGCTGATCAGCCTCatatcaaagaagaatattatCTCTTACCAGGGCTGCATGGCCCAGCTCtacttctattgcttttttgcaatCTCCGAGGGCTATGTGCTGACATCAATGGCCTATgatcgctatgtggccatctgtaacccACTCTTGTATAACATTGCCATGTCCCCTAAGGTGTGTTCCAACCTTATGCTTGGTTCATATTTAATGGCGTTTTCTGGTGCTATGGCCCACACTGGATGCATGCTGAGACTGACCTTCTGTGATGCCAACACCATCAACCATTATTTCTGTGACATCCTCCCTGTGCTCCAGCTCTCCTGCACGAGCACCTTTGTCAATGAGCTGGTGGTCTTCCTTGTGTGTGGCATCAACATCTTTGTGCCCATTCTTGCCATCTTTCTGTCTTACGGTTTCATTCTCTGCAGCATCCTGCAGAAATATTCCACAGAGGGTAGGGTCAAAGCCTTCAGCACCTGCAGTTCCCACATAATGGCTGTTTTAGTGTTTTGGGGGTCATTTTCATTTATGTATCTCCAGCCATCTTCTGCAGGGTCTATGAATGAGGGAAAAATCTCTTCTGTGTTTTACACCAATGTGGTTCCCATGATGAACCCCTTAATCTATAGCTTGAGGAACAAAGATGTTAAACTTGCCCTGAGAAAAACtttgagaaacattttttatCGTAAATAG